A stretch of DNA from Hippoglossus stenolepis isolate QCI-W04-F060 chromosome 16, HSTE1.2, whole genome shotgun sequence:
CTTTAGATCCACTGTTGTTGGGCGCCAAAGACCAGTGTAACATCAATCACAGGTACATATCACGGAGACTTTTCTTGACTGCCAAGAAAATGATAACTGTAAACTGGAAGGATTAATCAGTTGAATTATAAATTAATTCAACTGATATCGTGCCCTGGAGCAAGGCAACAGTGATTTTACTTATTCTGGTTCATTAGACCTGTGCTCAGGTTCAACTATGCCTTCATATGACTTTTTTCACAACAGTTTTGTAATGAAGCACATGGATCATTTCGGTGATGATTACAGAGCACCACCACCAAGAAACCAAATTCcgctttttctttcaaaatcttacaaacacacacacacacaaacaaaaatgtggGCACCATTTAAATGGATAGATCCcagtctgtgtgtcagtgaagaaAACCTGCAACACTTTCTCCCTAGACGTTGATTACTTAAAAGGTTTTTCGGCATTGCATATTTTGGGAAAGTGTTCTTTTGTTCTGCCTCCAGTGGTTTTACTCCTCCACTGCAATATAAATAGATTCTCTCTCTAATGACTAACACAGGTGCTTCTTGTTCAGTCTGGTACATGTTAGGTTGAGGAGTCACTGCAGCCAATTTACAGGCACTAGACAAGGCAGACACAAGTGTTTGAACAGAGCATACAGGCTCCGATTGCAGTGTGGCAGACATGAGGAAACTCAAGAATCCCAAACTATAAAGTCAGTGCAGGAAAACGCAGGTGGAACTCAGGAACATGGACATGAACCAACAGGGAATTGAACACTAAACAGACGGACCAACAAAGAAGACTGGGGAGCACAGGAACTAAATAAGGGAAGTAGGGAGAATTAggcacaggtgaaacacataaGGTCACGGCAGGCAATcataagctgtgtctcaattcagtgGCTGCATCCTTCACAGGCTGCATTCGAAGACCGATTGTGTCAGAGAGGTGCGACTGAGTTGTCCCACTtgctccaacaggtggatccttccctgCCCAGCCTATCCCACGATTCCTTGCGCTTCAGTGATGAACCGTTTTCCAAAGAGGTAATGAAGCCGGCATGCGATGAGACATCCAATGCTTTGGTGtcacgcttcaactcaaccgaTCAGCTAACGGTACACAAAGGGCCGTTCGATCgggagagacttgattcacgatttcacaatgtttatttgacaagtGCACAGaagtgatgtgaatgttgtagtctttggcattttagacccccGAGGGACATCATCAGGAGTAGAAGGGGGTGAAGCAGAGCGTGGAACAGGAATTCCCCCCGGGGTCTAGGctcaatcagtcaatcaaatttgtttggatggcccatattcacaaacattgccccatagggcttaacaaggtgcaacatcctctgcccttaaccctcaacaagagtaaggataaactaccaaaaaaaacctATTAGCAGGGtcaaaacgtagaaacctcaggaagagccacatgtgagggatccctctcccaggacggacaggagtgcaatagatgccgctTGTAATAGGTATATTGCATCAGGCAGTTTGGTTGAAATTAGTCCGCGATCAGCTGCTGCCATAATCCACATCCATTGTCATTATTAACACTATCGGGTTCCATCATCGTGATCCACGATCGgctgccaacacgatacaggatcaTAAATTCGATCACGATCAGTTGAGGTCGAGGATCCggatgaggtgatgatgattctgctgaagactggaggagattggggtggaggagggttATGTGCGTCactgaatgacggctgactgcggaagaggggagaggggatTTCAAGTTTGACATTCAGCTCAATGATTCGACTGGAAGAGATCGTGGCAgatctgattggccatttagGAACGCCCACAATCGGCTGATCAATAAGCAGgttaagtcttcctgactgaacttacgctGAGGTTCATTAAAACTGTCTCGCCGTGTCCATGTTCAGCTCTGGTGCTAAGCTACAGCAATAATGGTGTGATGGGATGGTGACACCGATCAGGGAAATTCTCCGTAGACCGGATCATCTCAATTTGGCCACAAAGGAGCGGTCTTTGTGGACCGGGTAGAAcacgtcctctgaaggatgcatcCCCTGAATTGAGACGAAGCTATAGAAGCGTCAAACggaagaaaaagacaggaagtaaaaagcaagaaacacatgaggaaagaactaaaacaggaaataataagtACAAAGTCCGAACCAAAACTTCCCAAATCCCAATGAAATCCAAAGAAATCTAAGTTTaagttcaaataaaaaagtccaCAAAGTCTTAAACAGGGGCAGATCTGAACAGCACAGGCCAATAAGTGACTAACGTTTGTTTCAGAGTGTGATTCAGCGAGCCAGTGTTCAAAACAAGTGCCACTATTCCAGTTTAAAGCCTGCcccacatttctttttcacccTGTCCAGGAAAACCCGCCCTTGATGTCGTGACGGAGCCGAAGCCGTATTTCCAGCTCGTTGGTCGGGATTCAATTTGGTATGTGGCCATGTACATTCAGCCTTCAGCGGGGCTGAGGGATGAGAGGTGGTGAAGTTCACACTGCGGGATTCTGGGTGTAAAATGCCAGAGCACAAAGCGAGTGTTGAGTGGCGCTCGGTCAATCTTAGctggcagccatgttgtttTGGCCTAAGTTCAGTTTGGGTGCCGCAACAGCAGCGGCGTTAAGATTCTGCTCGACAACTCCTTTCCCTTGTAAGTCCCTCAAATGAGATGCTCTCCTCATGTCGGAGACATGAATCAGCTGTTTGACTTGGCCGAACCTCTGGCTCcagcagcagggagggaggaggaggaggaggaggaggaggcctgcacccgccttcctcctcctctcagtgtgtgaatgtttaaTCTTCCAGACATATTCCCTCAGTGACCAGATCTGAGGCAACGGCCGTGATTGTCTGAAAAATCCAGATGGCCCAAACAATTAGCGTCACCATAAAGATGCAACCGTGCCATCAATCCGTCGACGTGGAGCCTTTTAAATCAACAAACCTCTGCCAGACTTAGAGTCGTTTAACCTCTATTAACAGAGTCCACTTGGAATTCAAGACaccgtgttgttgtttttctgcttttaaacaaaaaaacactcatgAGGCCAGATAGTAGAGTAGTAGCGGCTTTATTCACTGTCTCCTAGTGCCACTGGTTTCCACTCGCTGTGATTTGATGACCCACCAACAAAGAGCAGCTTTATATccctctgctgttgttgttttacgACTGTGCCAGTGTTTCTGCAGCGTTTATCCTGTTGATTCTTAATGATGTAGGAAAATAACGTTAAATTTTTTGgctttaaactgtttaaatgcatgttttacagtttgccGTTTTTCCTCGCTGTTTCCTACATCCAGTGGTGTCCATTCGGACAAACAAAGGTTAAATAATCCACATCACTGACTATTACAGCTGCTTAACTTGTTTTTGccgaggaggttgtgttttcacccttgtccgTTTGTTCGctagtcagcaggattactcaaagtCTACAGAATGGatcaccacaaaacttggtggaaagatgtggcaTGGGTCAGGGGAGAGCCCATTGAATTCTTCTAtcatgtttttcaacattttcattgacttctcagagaattattcatgggtcctgatgaaaaaaatctgcttgtttaagggactgataatgttatttggtgcagatccaaataaaagtcttgaTCCATTGAGCGTAAAAGGGGTTTTATAAGGGGACCATCTCAGAACACAAAAGCAGGGTTTATTAAATGGTAAAGTGACAGATAAATAGTAAAACTGACttgaaaacatgaaaagtgacagaaaaagtGATTAATCAACTgattaatgagaaaaaaataactaatttctttttaatcccATTATCAGACGGTGCATACTTTTTACTTCAGACTAATTTCATTGGaatttatgtaatttttttaattttttttagtATTTGCAGTAAACAAGCTTGTAAAGGtgataaaacattgtttttcacaATAGAATTGTCGTGACAGTGGTTGTGTCACAGGACTTCACTGTCTTTAATTCAattcgtcttcgtcttctggGATGTTCGCTCACAGTCTCATCATCTCCATTAATCAGCTCCTCTTCAGAGGCGGAAAGCGATCAGCTGAAGTGCTCTGACGTATATGTGGCCCTGCCGTTGTCAAGGAAAtggatgaaaaatgttttgtaacGCAGTCGGGACTCTCAGTCCTCCTGGAGTTCAGATTAAGTCTGaactccccttcctccctcctcacagCCCACCCCTCCCCCGTCTCCACCATCTATCTGTCAGAGTCTAATAACCTGCACACAGTGAACAGCCCGGAGTCCTGCAGTCTCTCTGGAGCCGTGGCTGCTTTCTACCCCAGCTACTGTATAATGCAAGTGTGCAGCATGATGCTCAAACCAATGGAGAAGTTGGTGTTTAGTGCGTAATAATATTCTGTCATGTTGCCAAGACAACAGGTCTGTTCTTAATTTTGAGCACAAACTCAATGCTTGGACatgtatgtttgtgacatattttcttttccGTGTCACACTGGGAGAAAGCAAAATTAATTATTagaataaaatcattttcattatccCATTAATtacttcatatattttcatcaCCCCCATTCATCATGACATTGGtatgaatacataaaaaaatgaaagaaaaatagataaataaatgtagaaatacattttctgtcctTCATAATTTATCATTATAGTAATGTTATCTAATGATATATACTCATTTCTCCTACACTTCTATTTGTTTCCATCCACAAATTATCTTGctaattattcttttttaaaagcacataaaGTCCATGTCTTGTCCATGAAATACAGCTGACTTCCTGGTTATAAAGCCTTGTTTAGGATTCAGATTAAATGGTTTATTAATTGCTTAAATCAGTGGAGACTGTTGTATTTACAGATTGCAGATAAGATTATGTACAGTTCCATTCCTTTAAACTACTTATTCTCTTGATGGATCTATGGTCTAGTCACCTGCCACCATCGGTCCCCCAACACCAGCCTGACGACAGTGACTCACCAGTAAACGTTTTTATTCAACCCAAAACAAACCTCAGTACCTCCAACATAAATCAATCATAAATCAGCCCGGCTTGCACAGGAACACAGGAGCTCTCTGTCCATGGCgactctctttgtctctgtgtggcaGCTCGCTCTGCCACCTTTAACCAGGGGGAGTGATTAGAGCCAACTCAGCTGGAGATGCTCTGCTGAGCCACGTGTCCCAAATCGCTCACTAACCACTACATAGTCCACTATCTCGTGAGTTTGCCATTTTGCAGTGGTGTCCGAATGTTTCGTGAAATTTGTGATACCCTATACAGTGGACCtcttgtttcccacaatgcattgtgaaaagtagAGTACAACCTATGGTCATTAACTGAGCAAAACATGAACCGAATGTATCTGATATTATCTGAGGAACATTttgacatctctctctgtctctctctctcgtctacTGTCATCTCGTTACTCTGTCCATTGAAGGCTATAAAATAACCCcctaaaatactaaataataattatatcaGTAATAATCGattataacataataataataattccttTGTGTTACATCAATCATATGTTTATTTGATCAAAACAGTAAAACTGAAACTTTAGATTTGATCTAATAATTACCTGGATTTTCTGATAAATTATTCCCATTACAGTTCATAGGTCTTTACTGACTTATTTTAAGTGGTGTCCTTGTTATGTAACTGTACTataaacagagaggagagacaaaagcgtttttcagtttgtctccCAACActgtttaaaacataaaaccctGCAGGTTTTATGTTTTGAACGTGCCACATAGAAACATATGTAATATTTGGTGTTATTTATGTGTCTCCATCAATCTGCTGATACTTTCTCTTGTTAGAAAGGGGAGAACTCTTCCCAACAACTCTGTCCCTTTGTCCGATCAaactctcactctgtttctgtttttgtcaggGTGCATGTGTGGTCAGGTTGAATTGGTGTGCCAGACCCCGTCTCACAAATTCCTTTTCATTCAGttggaacagaaagaaaaagagaaagacaaaaagggGGTGAAAGTaagagtgagagagatagacaggGAGAGTGAGTCAGTGGCCCGGGGAGAAGCgagcagagggggagagagggagaaagccAAGagaagtttttatttgaatggaCGAGCACAGACAATCCCTGGCACACAGCTTTCATGTAAACCACCCCTTCACTCTCCCTTTTTGTCCCATTCAGTGCCTGCCaccctcccttctctctgccCCACCCTGTGGCCTCTCTGCTCTGGACTTGGGGGGGTTCACCCGCCTCTATAAAAGCTCCGTCTGTGCCCCAGGCGAGCTTCATTCCCCATCATGGAGAGTCAGAGAATCCAGTCCTCGTACAGGAAGCGTTATGGGCCTCAGGGCTTGAGCTCCACAGCCGCCAGAATCGGGAGCCTTCCCTCCAATCGCTTCTCATGGCACGGCTCCCCTCGAAACGTCACCCACTCCAGCCCCATATCCAGGATCTCCCTGGGCTCCACCAACACGGGCTTTTTCCCGGGGAGCCCCGCCGACCGGCTGGACTTCTCCGCTGAGTCCCTGATGAAGGCCCAATTCAAGGAGACTCGCACCAACGAGAAGTTGGAGATGATGGGCCTGAACGACCGGTTTGCCAGCTTCCTCGAGAAGGTGCGCATGCTGGAGCAGCAGAACAAGGTTCTGGTGGTGGAGCTGAACCAGGTGAAGGGGAAGGAGCCCAGCCACCTGGGAGACATCTaccaggaggagctgagagagCTGCGGCGGCAGGTGGACGGTCTCACTAACGGCAAAGCTCGGCTGGAGATAGAGAGGGACAACCTGGCCGCAGATGTGGGAACACTGAAGCAGAGGTAGGAGGAAACAGGGTGGGGCTCCAGTGGGCGGAGGAGGATGTTGATGTGatgaacagagaagaaaaatcaACCCTGTTACTGTTCAGTGATCAAAGGAATAATGCAACAAATGATCTTTACATCCTTATTTTGCTTTCTTCTACTTTCCGTTTAGTTAATGATACAGTTGACAATCAATTTTTTTATGTTAGAATAGACATTTTATGAACAAGGTCTTCGTTAAGGCAACAAACAATGACCGAAAAGCCTATTAACTTAACGACAGAGtttaaatgaatcaatcaaaagATTTTAATACTTGTGTTTTATCCATTGAGTTTCTCTAAAATCTTCCACTGTAGTATGCAATGATTTTCTGATATTGTTCAATGACTTTTCTACATGTTGCTGGTTCATAGCAGAGTACCACCAGGCAGAAATCTCTAGAATGTAAATGGGTTGAGGATAAAAAGAAGGACGCTTTTTGCATTCTCTTGGAACCAAATAACACCAGTTTGTCGCATAGCTGCGAGttttgtcttaaaaaaaaaaaagcaaatctaTTTATATGCAGATTTGATTGGACTCTGACGCGTTGGAATGTAGACCACTGTGCTCTGCCCGGGCTTTCCTCCTGGATCCCTCTTTTTACAAACTTGATCCTGGCTGAACCCCTCGTTATTGAATGAGTGTGGAGGAATGAGGCAAACACAATGGTGGCCGTACACAAAGGGAGCCCGCGGCCGGGCAGATGTTCTCTTGTCCCCTGTGTTTCTTGCAGTTGCACATCCAGAATTGTTTTCACTGAAGGTGCACACGTGGCACGAATGTATAATTTCATTGAGTCCGGGTAGAAAATTGACTTCCGACTCCTCTCCGCCCTCTGATTACCACACAGCTGGCTGGTCCACTCGAGTGTGTAGGGATGGTCGTGGCTgagagggtcaaaggtcaccacctctctcctccagccaCTCCATTCAGCAGACTTTGCGTGAAGCCGTACAGATGTTACCCCGAGTCTGAGCGTTTATGTTCCCATGTCTCAGATGGATCGCAGGGTGGTGTGTTtgcatcctgtgtgtgtgtgagtgtgtgtgtgtgtgtgtgtgtgtgtgtgtgtgtgtgtgtgtgtaacgccATCCCGTGGGAAAGGCCTCTGGCTGTGAGACCGGAGTGAATGTCTAATGATGCGTGAGCCGTCCTTTCAGCTGAGCCCCCGTCGTCTCCTGCGGCACGGAGAGAGCAGCACTGATCAAAACGcttgaaatatgttttcagtcCTCACAGTGTGACTCGTTATTTTACTGAGTCCCATTCAAATTACAAAACTGTACGTTTGTCCAATTTTAAACCAAAACTAAGTTGCTGTTCCACTTGAGAGAATAAAATCTTTGAGGTTTACATATCTTTCTGTAAAACctatatatatgaattaatacattttaccccttgaattaaaatgtgtctggaaGTTATCAGGATGTAAATCCAATAATAGAAATTTGATTCAATAGCTTCTTGCTGATTCCAACTTTTCCTGTTCCTTAGGCTGCAGGACGAGATGGGCCTCAGACAGGATGCAGAGAACAACTTGAACGCCTTCAGACAGGTAATTATTTTTCCCCGGAGTCGTCTTCTAAACAGTTTAGATATTCAGcatgtctgtcctctgtccacaCTCATTCCTCCATGTTTCTCATTGTTTGCTTAAAGGATGTGGACGAGGCTTCTTTAAATCGTGTCCAGTTAGAGAGGAAGATCGATGCCCTGCAGGACGAGATCAACTTCCTGAAGAAGATCCATGAGGAGGTAAGGAGGAATTTAAAAGAACAAGGTGACAGATAACAAATTGTGAGGCAACTTTACCACCAGTTGACTTATTTCCAATTATTACACCTCTCTGGAGCTCACATTGATTCTTATTTTGGTCTCAACATTTTTTCCCAATATCCTTTTCCCTCGTCAGGAGATTCGTGACATACAGGAGCAGATCATGTCCCAGCAGGTGCACGTTGACCTGGATGTGTCCAAACCCGACCTGACTGCTGCCCTGAGAGACATCAGGGTCCAGTATGAAACCATGGCCTCCTCAAACATGCAGGAGACGGAGGAGTGGTACCGATCCAAGGTCAGGACACTCTGATATGTAGCACAGAGCCATACAAAGTCGAATAGATGGAACAGAAAACAGGCCAATTGACTGTTTGTCTTCCCATGCAGTTTGCTGACATGACAGACGCTGCCAATAGAAACACAGAAGCCCTGCGCCAAGCCAAGCAAGAGGCCAACGAATACCGGCGCCAGGTCCAAGTGGTGACCTGTGACATGGAGGCTCTCCGTGGAGCAGTAAGTCCACTAAACCACGGAAAAGACTGGGAGACACTGCCACTATGTTACCTAACAACTAATGTCCGATGAGTCTGTACGGTGCAGCAGTGGTTCACTCTCACAACTTTACTGCTCTTCTTGGTTCGAACCTTGGTTCAGCCAGAGGCCCTTCTTTGCGGAGCatgttctcctcctgtgtgtgggggttttctctgggttctcccTGGACTGTTGGACCCTTGTATGTGCTCGAGTACCAATCTAGTTTTGTACTTTTACCATCAGCATCAACAGACACTATTTCCATATGAAGCAATTACAATGTAATTCCCATAactgtgtattactgtgtgtattttactgcagtaaattaaatgtttcattagTGCAGTCACGGTCAATGTGTGTCATACAATGATAGTTTTCCAGTGTGTAAATTTGATGTAGTATTGATCTTTAAACACTGGAAGGTGCTGTTTCTCAGATGTATGAaaggtttcagctgcagttcactCTGTGGAAACACTTCATACTGTATGAGTCAGGTTTGGGGACTTAAGGGAAAATAAAAGCGttcccttttctcttctcctgcctttctctctccatcttttcatccttctctcGCTTCTCCAACTCTTTCCTCGCACTCTTCTCCTGCAcattcttctctttcagctccttcttcgctccttcctccttctctgcgATCTTTTGCTCCTTCAGCTTCGCCTTGTCTTTGTCAGACCTTGAGGCGAGTTCCTGAAAAGACCCACGTGTCACTAAAAGttattattcaaatcaaagttaACTGATGAAACCTACTTGgagctcagtgtttttcaggAAGAGGAGCTTTATGTCCTCCTGCATCTGCAGCTCTTTGTTGATGGTGTCCAACTCTTATGGTCTCAGTTTCGTCCTGCTGAATTTGGAGACTGTCCTTCAAGGAGAGgatttctctctccttcactttcaGTATCTTCCTCAGCTCTGTGAACTCAGGCTCCAAACCTTTCTGGATGATTTCAGCAGACTTGGCTTTCTTCTGCAGGTCTTTTAAGGTCTACGTCTCAGgatagagaataattcatggttcttgatgacaaaaaaactgacttgttttgggaactgatatttatgagcgtgtgaaattcggtgcagatccaaataaaaatctggatctattgtgaatttaaatgtggtttcatgaggagactgttgggccttagtggaggtatgtgctctactgagctTCATTCTTGTTTACATCTCGTATCTTGCATCCAAGAATAAATGTATACAAATTCACATACAATGTATCATTTTCATTTGGCATAAGTTAAATAAaggataaacaaataaatgtaatggtCATACCACAGCACACATTATTTGGTGGTGAGTGTAGACGCTGGAGCACCAGTTGTgcgaaaaagaaaatgaaatgggtGTGAACATCTTCAGACACCCTAAAAGCTGCCTTTGACATCATCAgtcattgtttcattttaaatctgcaGCGAAAACATAGTAGACACAGCACTCATATTATCAAGTAGAAGGAGAAGTACTTGTATCGTGGGAGTTAGTGGTGGATTTACAGCAGTAATGAAAGTATTAAAACACTGTTAGTGAATTTGCTTTTACAGTTAATCTGACCAGAACATTAAATGACACCTCAGTTAACTTCATCAGATGCTGGTGGGACTGCTGGGACTGGTGGGACTGGTGGGACTGGTGGGACTGGTGGGAAGAGTGGGAATGGTGGGACTGGTGGGACTGGTGTTTTGACTGCAGAGTTCATCACCCACTCTTGTCTCTCCTCCGTCAGAACGAGTCTCTGGAGCGCCAGCTCCGGGAGATGGAGGACCGCTTCGCCATGGAGACCGCCGGTTATCAGGATACAGTGAACCGTATGGAGGAGGAGATCCATGCCCTGAAGGATGAGA
This window harbors:
- the LOC118123975 gene encoding glial fibrillary acidic protein, with amino-acid sequence MESQRIQSSYRKRYGPQGLSSTAARIGSLPSNRFSWHGSPRNVTHSSPISRISLGSTNTGFFPGSPADRLDFSAESLMKAQFKETRTNEKLEMMGLNDRFASFLEKVRMLEQQNKVLVVELNQVKGKEPSHLGDIYQEELRELRRQVDGLTNGKARLEIERDNLAADVGTLKQRLQDEMGLRQDAENNLNAFRQDVDEASLNRVQLERKIDALQDEINFLKKIHEEEIRDIQEQIMSQQVHVDLDVSKPDLTAALRDIRVQYETMASSNMQETEEWYRSKFADMTDAANRNTEALRQAKQEANEYRRQVQVVTCDMEALRGANESLERQLREMEDRFAMETAGYQDTVNRMEEEIHALKDEMARHLQEYQDLLNVKLALDIEIATYRKLLEGEESRITIPVQSFSNLQFRETNLDTKPPEAHVKRSILVRTVETRDGEIIKDSTTEHKDLP